The Acetobacter sp. DNA window GAAATTGGTGTTCGGAAGGAAGAAAGCCGCCCCACCGATATCAAGCGCGCCCATGATCGTAACGTTCTTGGCGGACACCAGCGTTGTTTCCGCCTGCGCATCACCGTCACACAGGGGAGAAAGAAACGCTGTGACAGTGAACAGCGCAACTCTGCTTTTCTGGTGAAGAAGGGCAGTTTTCACACGCGCCGCAAGCGAGCCATTATTCCCAAGAAATGATCTGGATTGCACCTGATTTTTCATACCACTCGCCGAGCCATTGATAGGCTTTTGATCTTGTTTTCATATTTATCACATAATGATATATTATATTCAAGCGCAGGAGGGCTTTCTGAATTAGGAGGTATAAGGAGACGGATCGCTTATTTTCATAATGTAATGAAATTTTTTAACTGTATTGTTTTGTAAAAACTAAGTAAGTAAAAGTATAAAATTAATAATACAATATAATAATTTATTTTTATTTTATTTTGCAATTCAATGCTGATTTGTGTTTTTTTATTTCATTTGGAGATTTGTGTGGTTGATGATGGCAATCCTTGGATTGCAGATTCTGCCAGTCGCCGGGAGCAGTAAAATGGATATTTCCCGCGTGTTTTAAATCTGGCAGCGAGAGAAAGCTGTCTTCAGGCTGCGTGTATCAGCGCCATGGGATGGCGAAATTTTTGTTTTCACATTTCTGGGTGTGGAAACAAAAAAGCAGCTCCATAAGAGCTGCTTTTGCACATCGGACTTTCAGAAAAACCGGATTAATCTGTAACCCGATTAAAGAACCCCGAGAACTTTGGATTTTTTCACTTTTTTCGTCGGTGTAGCGCCTTTGGTCGGGGGATTGCCCAGAGCGGCGTTCGCCTTCAGACGACGATTTTCAGCATCACCATCCACGACGGAACCGGCGCCGCCACCTTTCCAGAACAGCAGCGCATCGACATAGCCTTCTCCGGCTTTGCCCAGTTCGCCCTGATCCGCCTGCTCGGCAGCCTCATCCGCCTCGTTGATCAGCATCGTCTGGCCTGAACTGTCCGGGCCGGCCGTTCCGTGCAGGGCGACGTCGGGAGAGAGAGTCTCCAGAGCTTCCATCCGCTGGCTTTCGTCGCGGGTATGGTTGATGCCAGCGCCGGGCTTCACCAGCTCGGTTGAGGGGGGCATGGACAACGGCGCACGGGTCGTGACCGTATATTCATCCGGCACATTGCGCTGGAGGCCAAAGGCGCGGGTTACATCGCTGCCTGCACACCCTGTCAGCAGGGCGCTTAGTCCAAGTCCAAGAGCCACATGTCGAAATCCGACGATTACTCGCATTCTGTTCTGCCTCACTTGTCCCCGGCGCTCCGTTCGACTGGCCGGACATCACCCTCTTGGGAAGGATGCTGCCGCTCCCGATACAGACTGTCCAGTATCAGACCTGCTACACTACACACAATCGCTGCATCAGCGATATTGAAGACATACCATGACCAGCCAAAAGCATGAGCATGGATAAAGTCGACAACCGCGCCATAATGGAGCCGATCAAGCACATTTCCGACCGCGCCACCTGTAATCGACCCGGCCAGACCCGCGATCAGCAGGCGGGGGGTCCGGGCGATCCATGTCAGCAACCCGGTGACGATGGCGAGCGAAATGACGGAAAAAATGATCCTGCCTGAGGCTCCCGCTCCCCCGAACATCCCGAAGGTAATGGCGTGATTCCAGACCATGGTGAAGTTCAGGCCGGGGCAGATTGCCACCGACCCTTTTTCAGGCAGCCGGAAACCGAACAGAATCCAGTATTTGGAAATCTGGTCGATCAGAAAGACGGTGACCGCACAAAGCAGACCGACCGCCTGAGAGCGATAATGCAGCCGCATTTTCTCAGTGGCCAGATACGGGAGTGCAGAACAGCCCGCTTGCGACAACATCGGCACAGCGCACGCACAGCGTCGGATAGGCTGCATTCTGTCCGACTTCAGGCAGGACCTTCCAGCAGCGGACGCATTTTTCACCCTCAGCCACGCTCACGACAGGGACGCCACAGGGGATGCCTGCACCATTTTCAGGCTTGGGCGCGGTCTCCGGAATGATGGAAAATTCAGCCTGCGAGACAATGGCCAGATCGGCCCAGTCAACACCGTCAAACAGGGAGACCTGATCCTCATAGACCGGCAGTTCGATCACCGCCTGTAACGAAGAGCCGATCTGTCCCGAGCGTCGGGCAGTCTCGATCTCTGTGGTGATGATGCGTCGGACAGCACGCAGTGTCGTCCAGCGGTCGCCCAGTTCCGGGTCATTCCATTCTTCCGGAACGACAGAGAAAGCTTCCAGATGCACGGAAGAGTCCTTGCCGAAACGGGCCGTCCACGCATCGTCAGCCGTGAAGACCAGAACCGGCGCCAGCCAGGTGGCGAGGCAGCGGTGCAGGACATCCAGCACTGTGCGGGCCGCGCGACGACGCAGGCTGTCGGTGCCATCACAGTAGATGGCGTCCTTTCGGACATCGAAATAGAACGCTGAAAGGTCAGTCGTGCAGAAACCGTGCAGGGCCGGGTACACGCCCACCCATTCATGCGTCTCGACCGCCTGACGCATCATGCCGTCAAATTCGGTCAGGCGATGCAGCACCCATTTCTCAAGCTCGGGTAGTTCCGCATACGGAACTGCTTCTGCATCAGTGTAGCCTTCCAGCGCGCCCAGCAGCCAGCGCAGGGTGTTACGGAGACGACGGTAAAGCTCGCCCTGCTGCTTGAGGATTTCCTTGCCAATGCGAAGGTCTTCGTTGGTGTCGGAATTCATCACCCACAGGCGGAGAATGTCAGCCCCGAGCGAATCGTTCACGTCCTGCGGCGCGATGACGTTGCCCAGAGATTTTGACATCTTGCGACCCTGCTCGTCGAGCACGAAGCCGTTGGTCACAAGCGTCCTGTAAGGGGCAACGCCACGTGTTCCGACACTTTCCAGCAGGGAAGACTGGAACCAGCCGCGATGCTGGTCAGACCCTTCCAGATACAGGTCGGCGGGGAAGCGCAGGCCGGGCTTGTTCAGCACGAAAGAATGCGTCGAGCCGCTCTCGAACCAGACATCGACAACATCGAAAACCTGCTCGAAATCGGCCGCATTGTAATCGTTGCCGAGGAAGCGTGACGGATCGCTGTCATACCAGGCGTCCGCACCGTCCTCACGGAAGGCTGCCACGATACGGTCCATGACGGCGGCGTCCCGCAGGACTTCGCCGGTCTGCCTGTTCACGAACACGGCGATGGGAACGCCCCATGCGCGCTGCCGCGAAATGCACCAGTCGGGACGGTCAGCGACCATGGAGGTCAGACGGTTACGGGCCTGAGCCGGGACAAAGGTCACGTCACCGAGCGCCTGAAGGGCTTTCTCACGAATCCGGTTTTCGCCATCCATGCGGATGAACCATTGGGGCGTGGCGCGGTAGATGATCGGCTTCCGTGACCGCCATGAATGCGGGTACGAATGGACCAGTTCGCCACGGGCGAGAAGACCGTTTGGCGCGGAATCTTCTGCAACAGCCTTGGTCATGCTCTCGGACAGGGCGGAGCAGACCGGGTCCGCCGCCCTGAACACATGGACACCGGCAAACAGCGGCACATGGTCCACGTAGCGACCGTCATCGGCAATCAGTTCGGGGATTTCGATCCCGTTCGCCTTGCCGACGGCAAAGTCATCCTCGCCGTGCGAGGGGGCGATATGAACGAGACCCGTGCCCGCGTCATCAGTGACATACTCGGCGGACAGCAGAGGCACGTCGAACTCATAGCCCTGACCGCGCAAAGGATGTGAGGCAACGGCTCCATCAAGAGCGGAACCCGGCATGGTGTAGAGAATATGGTGTTCAAGAATGCCGCAATCCTTGCAGACCTGCCCGACAAGGCGCTCGGCGACCAGCAGTTTCATGCCCGGTGCGATGGCCGCATCTGCCGCCGTTTCATCAGCGCGCAGGACGACGTAGGTGATTTCAGGATTGTAGGCGATGGCGCGGTTGGCCGGAATCGTCCACGGGGTCGTCGTCCAGATGACGGCGGAAACGTCGCGGAGCGCTTCCGCTGATGTCGGGTCGGTGATGATCGGGAAGGCGACGTAGATCGTCGTTGAGGTATGATCGTGATACTCGATCTCGGCTTCCGCCAGCGCGGTCTTTTCGACCGGGCTCCACATGACCGGGCGCAGGCCGCGATACAGTGCGCCGTTCAGCAGGAACTTGCCGATTTCTCCAACGATGGCGGATTCTGAACTGTAATCCATCGTGGAATAGCGGTGGCCCCACTCGCCCTGCACGCCGAGCCGCTGGAATTCGCCCATCTGCACGTCAAGCCATTTCGCGGCCCATGCACGACATTCGCCACGGAACTGGAGAACGGGGATGGAATCCTTGTCGCGTTTCGCCTTGCGATATTCCTCTTCAACCTTCCACTCGATGGGAAGGCCGTGACAGTCCCAGCCGGGAACGTAATGGACGGCGTACCCCGTCATACGATGGCTGCGGTTGATCACGTCCTTGAGAATCTTGTTCAGGGCGTGACCGATATGCAGGTTGCCGTTGGCGTAGGGAGGACCGTCATGCAGCACGAACAGCGGTCGGCCTTCACTCTGGGCAAGAATCTTGCCGTCGAGATCCAGTTCCTGCCAGCGGGCGAGCAGCTCCGGCTCCCGTGTCGGCAGATTGCCGCGCATAGGGAACGAGGTCTTCGGTAGGAAAACGGTCTCGCGAAAACCGTCTGCCTCAGCGTTGCTCGTGTTCGTCTTGTCCGATCCGGTCATCGTTCCCGCTTGGTCATTCGCTAAAATTCATGATGGACTTACGTCCCGTCCCGGTAAGGGGCAGGACGTTATGAAGAGGACCAACCGGCCCGGTCAAGATCATGCGCCGCCGGGATGTTGCCGAGGCCGCACTCTGGCGGTTCAGTCTTCCACGCCGACCATCACGTCCGAGGCCTTGATGACGGCGTAGGCGGGCTTGCCGACCGCCAGATCAAGATCGGCCACGGCTTCGTTGGTGATGGCGGCCATGACCGTTGTTCCACCGATATCGATGCTGACGTGAGACGTGGTGGCGCCTTTTGCAATGGCTGTCACTGTGCCGGGGATCTGGTTGCGTGCGCTGAGTTTCATGGTGATTTCCTTTATGTCATCAGACGCAGAAGAACTGTTGCTGCGTCAGGAGTATTCCATAGAAGCGGGCCTGCGTGGCGGCAGACGAGTTCGCCCTGCCGGTTGATGAAAAGCGTGAGGGGCAGGCTGCTTTCTTCCAGACTGGCTGGTATGGCGCGCCGCTGGTCATAGTAGGAAGAGAAATCTTCCATGTGCAGCTTTCTGAGGAAGGGCAGGACGACTTCGGGGCCACGATGATCGACCGATACAGGAAGCACTGCGATGCCGCTCGTCGTCAGTGCAGGAGTGATTCGGGCGAGGGCAGGGAGTTCACTGATGCATGGACCGCACCATGTCGCCCATAGATGCACGACAGTTGGTCTTCCACGGAAATCGTCAAGGGCGTGCTCCGTCCCGTCCTTGTCTGTAACAGTCTGGCCGGTCAGAGGCTGGGGTGTTTCTTTTATCAGTGTTGCGAGCGAAAGCGGAGTATCCGTGATATCTTGTGCATGAAGAGGTTTGCGCGGCGTCATGCCTGCGATTAGGGTGCCCGCCAGCATAAGGATGGAACGCCGCTGTAGTTTCAGTTTCGCGGATGGGATGCGGTGGCGAAAGTGATGTTGAGGCATTTGATGAGTGTGGACGAGCAGAACGCAGTGAGCAAGCTGACAGAAAGCCCGACAGAAAATAGCGCGAATGTGCAGTGGGGCGGCCGGTTTGCAGGCGGCCCATCCGCCATTATGCGTGAAATCAACGCCTCCATCGGGTTCGACAAGATTATGTGGCGGCAGGATATTGCCGGATCGCTCGCTCACGCTGCCATGCTGGCGAAAGTCGGTATCATCAGCGCCGACGATGAAGCCGCTATCAAAGGTGGTCTGTCCGAAATCGGTGCCGAGATCGAAGCGGGATCATTCCCGTTTGATGAAGCGCTTGAAGACATCCACATGAACATCGAAGCGCGCCTGAGCGATCGGATTGGTGAAGCGGGCAAGCGTCTGCACACCGGCCGCTCCCGCAACGATCAGGTGGCGACGGATTTCCGCCTCTGGGTGCGCGACGCCATCGACGGGATCAGCGGGCAGGTCGAGGCGCTGATGCGATCGCTGGCCACGCGGGCTCTTGAATATGCCGATACGGCGATGCCCGGCTTCACTCATCTCCAGACAGCCCAGCCGGTTACGTTCGGCCACCATCTGCTGGCCTATGTCGAGATGCTGTCGCGTGACCGGGGCCGTCTGGCGGATGCCCGCAAGCGCCTGAACGAGTGTCCTCTCGGCTCGGCGGCTCTGGCTGGAACGTCTTTCCCCATCGACCGCAGGATGACAGCGGCGGCGCTCGGATTTGACCGTCCGACCGCCAATTCGCTCGATTCCGTGTCGGACCGCGATTTCGCGCTCGAATATCTCTCGGCGCTCTCCATTATGGCGATGCATATGTCGCGTTTCGCGGAAGAAATCGTCATCTGGTGCTCGTCGCCGTTCAGTTTCATCCGTCTGACGGACGCCTTCACCACGGGCTCCTCCATCATGCCGCAGAAGCGCAACCCTGACGCCGCCGAACTGGCGCGCGCCAAGGTTGGGCGTGTGCTGGGCTCGATGGTCAGTCTTCTGACGGTGATGAAGGGGTTGCCGCTGGCCTACGCCAAGGACATGCAGGAGGACAAGGTTCCTGTGTTCGAAGCGACGGAGGCGATGGCGCTCACGCTTGCTGCTTGTGACGGCATGGTGCGTGATCTGACCGCCAATGTGGAACAGATGCGCAAATATGCGGGTTCCGGGTTCTCGACGGCCACGGACCTTGCCGACTGGCTTGTTCGTGTTCTCAAGGTGCCGTTCCGGACCGCACACCACGTCACTGGTCAGTTGGTGGCCATGGCAGAAAAGAAGGGTGTCGATCTTTCTGATCTGAGCCTTGCGGAAATGCAGTCTGTGGAGCCGGGCATCACACAGGATCTTTATTCCGTGCTGACAGTCGAGGCATCGATTGCATCGCGTGTGAGTGAAGGTGGCACGGCGGGAAGCAACGTGCATCGGGAAGCCGAAGCATGGCTGAAGCGGCTTGGAAAAGGGCACCAGAACTGATGATCCGTCGATTCACAGCACTGGTGGCGCTTGTTTGTATTACGGTTCCTCTTGCGGGATGCGGTAAGAAAGGGGCGCCTCATCCTCCGGGGCCAGACAGCGAGATTGTTTATCCGCGTAGTTATCCCGCTCCGGATTGAGTTTGTTGTAATTCAGTAGACGATATTGAATTGTAGGGATGCATGCGAATATTCGTTTTCTGACTAAAGCTGTCATACTGATGGCAGATAATATGCTGCTGACGTTTTCGTACACTCTTCAAGTTTTTTCAATAAACTCTAGGATGCCATGACTGTTACGATTTCCCAGTTCGGCGGGCAGGCAGAGCCGCAGCAGTCTCGGCGTGAGGCTGTGTCGTCATCGAGTTTTTCAGCTGGAAAATGGCTGGTTATTGCCAGTATTATGTTCAATCCTTTTTTGTGTTTTCTGGACACGAAGGGAATTTTGCATGCATCTAATGGTATTATTGTAATATCTGAACTTTTTATTATCTTCGCCGCTACATGGATTGTACGAAAAAACATAACATCAATAGCAGTTATTCTGTCAATTCTGATATCGGGTTATGTGATTGCTGCTCATCTCATCAATCAGGCCGTCACACTTAAAATCTTACACGATCTTTGGATTCCGTATGTTTTCTACCTTCTGGGGAGCATGACATCCATTAAAACGGCAAGGGAAACACTGTGGATTTCAATATCTCTGGTATTGTTTTTTGCGTTTTTTGAGTTGTTGGCTTTTGATCTATATGGTCATTTTTTCAATATCTGGCAGTATTATGTGGATAAAGGCGCCGTCGGCTCAGATGTTATCAATTATCGCCAGACAACATCATTTGTAAGTGGTGCACGAGGAACGGATGCTCGTACGTATTTTCCCTCTCTGCTTGGACCTGTGCGTATCTCATCAGTATTTCTTGAGCCGGTTTCAATGGGTAATTTTGCAACTATTGTTTTCGCATGGGGGTTGATTACATGGGAAAACAGGCGAAATGAACACTCTATTTTACTAATGGCGCTTGGATTTCTTTGTATCATACTAACCGACTCTCGTTTTGCTACAGGATGCTGTGTTCTGCTTGTTTTAGTGCGTCTGCTGCCTCTTGCGCGCTCGTCTTTCTTTGTTTTTATTCTACCGATCCTCATCATGGTGACTTTGACTGTGGTAGGCTCAGGATATGAAATTTCTGGGACTAAACCAGGCATTTTGAGCGATGATTTTAAAGGACGTCTTCTGTTCTCGGGTCGTCTTCTTGACGACTGGAGTCTGGTGCACTGGTTTGGTTTCGCTGATTCTCCAGTTTATACCGCAGATACAGGATACGCCTATCTTTTCAATAATCTTGGTCTGCCTTTATCTATTGTCTTGTTTGCCGTGATTGCTTTCCATAGAACCGGCAACTCGGAAGCCATGATCATGAAATCCATGATGGCGGTCTATTTTGGAACTTCATTGTGTATTGGCGCGAATGCAGTGACCATCAAGACTGGAGCTTTATGCTGGTTTCTTTATGGGGCCATTGATAAAATTCGATTATTTTTTAAAAAATAATATGTTTTCAAAATGGAATTAATTTAAGAGAAAATAAAAATTGGTTCGGGATTAAATTCTTAATTGAAGATATGGAATTGTGTATTTATCAATCAAGAATCTGAATTTCCCATATGGGCATTTTAAGCCCTCATTATTTGTGAGATAATGATACAATTTAAAGGGAAAAACCGGCCGATGGTAGCGGTGGACGGATTTGAACCGCCGACCAAGGGATTATGATTCCCCTGCTCTACCGCTGAGCTACACCGCCATCGCGCCGATGAGCGCTGAAATATCCAGATGTGATGGCGACGTCAACCCATATCAGACCTCATAACGTCATATCTGTCTGTTTCGGGCAAATTCTGAATGGGACTGTCCGTAAAAACGGTAAATGGCTGCACCTGAAGCAAAATATATCGCCAGAAGAATCGCTGGCAGACGGTTGCCTGAGAGAATGCCGCTGGTCAGTTCGATCAGAAGCGGCAGCATCATCACACCCGCGAACAGAATTCCTAGCAG harbors:
- a CDS encoding DUF3035 domain-containing protein → MRVIVGFRHVALGLGLSALLTGCAGSDVTRAFGLQRNVPDEYTVTTRAPLSMPPSTELVKPGAGINHTRDESQRMEALETLSPDVALHGTAGPDSSGQTMLINEADEAAEQADQGELGKAGEGYVDALLFWKGGGAGSVVDGDAENRRLKANAALGNPPTKGATPTKKVKKSKVLGVL
- the lspA gene encoding signal peptidase II: MRLHYRSQAVGLLCAVTVFLIDQISKYWILFGFRLPEKGSVAICPGLNFTMVWNHAITFGMFGGAGASGRIIFSVISLAIVTGLLTWIARTPRLLIAGLAGSITGGAVGNVLDRLHYGAVVDFIHAHAFGWSWYVFNIADAAIVCSVAGLILDSLYRERQHPSQEGDVRPVERSAGDK
- the ileS gene encoding isoleucine--tRNA ligase; its protein translation is MTGSDKTNTSNAEADGFRETVFLPKTSFPMRGNLPTREPELLARWQELDLDGKILAQSEGRPLFVLHDGPPYANGNLHIGHALNKILKDVINRSHRMTGYAVHYVPGWDCHGLPIEWKVEEEYRKAKRDKDSIPVLQFRGECRAWAAKWLDVQMGEFQRLGVQGEWGHRYSTMDYSSESAIVGEIGKFLLNGALYRGLRPVMWSPVEKTALAEAEIEYHDHTSTTIYVAFPIITDPTSAEALRDVSAVIWTTTPWTIPANRAIAYNPEITYVVLRADETAADAAIAPGMKLLVAERLVGQVCKDCGILEHHILYTMPGSALDGAVASHPLRGQGYEFDVPLLSAEYVTDDAGTGLVHIAPSHGEDDFAVGKANGIEIPELIADDGRYVDHVPLFAGVHVFRAADPVCSALSESMTKAVAEDSAPNGLLARGELVHSYPHSWRSRKPIIYRATPQWFIRMDGENRIREKALQALGDVTFVPAQARNRLTSMVADRPDWCISRQRAWGVPIAVFVNRQTGEVLRDAAVMDRIVAAFREDGADAWYDSDPSRFLGNDYNAADFEQVFDVVDVWFESGSTHSFVLNKPGLRFPADLYLEGSDQHRGWFQSSLLESVGTRGVAPYRTLVTNGFVLDEQGRKMSKSLGNVIAPQDVNDSLGADILRLWVMNSDTNEDLRIGKEILKQQGELYRRLRNTLRWLLGALEGYTDAEAVPYAELPELEKWVLHRLTEFDGMMRQAVETHEWVGVYPALHGFCTTDLSAFYFDVRKDAIYCDGTDSLRRRAARTVLDVLHRCLATWLAPVLVFTADDAWTARFGKDSSVHLEAFSVVPEEWNDPELGDRWTTLRAVRRIITTEIETARRSGQIGSSLQAVIELPVYEDQVSLFDGVDWADLAIVSQAEFSIIPETAPKPENGAGIPCGVPVVSVAEGEKCVRCWKVLPEVGQNAAYPTLCVRCADVVASGLFCTPVSGH
- a CDS encoding TOBE domain-containing protein, encoding MKLSARNQIPGTVTAIAKGATTSHVSIDIGGTTVMAAITNEAVADLDLAVGKPAYAVIKASDVMVGVED
- a CDS encoding TlpA family protein disulfide reductase, which codes for MLAGTLIAGMTPRKPLHAQDITDTPLSLATLIKETPQPLTGQTVTDKDGTEHALDDFRGRPTVVHLWATWCGPCISELPALARITPALTTSGIAVLPVSVDHRGPEVVLPFLRKLHMEDFSSYYDQRRAIPASLEESSLPLTLFINRQGELVCRHAGPLLWNTPDAATVLLRLMT
- the argH gene encoding argininosuccinate lyase — encoded protein: MSVDEQNAVSKLTESPTENSANVQWGGRFAGGPSAIMREINASIGFDKIMWRQDIAGSLAHAAMLAKVGIISADDEAAIKGGLSEIGAEIEAGSFPFDEALEDIHMNIEARLSDRIGEAGKRLHTGRSRNDQVATDFRLWVRDAIDGISGQVEALMRSLATRALEYADTAMPGFTHLQTAQPVTFGHHLLAYVEMLSRDRGRLADARKRLNECPLGSAALAGTSFPIDRRMTAAALGFDRPTANSLDSVSDRDFALEYLSALSIMAMHMSRFAEEIVIWCSSPFSFIRLTDAFTTGSSIMPQKRNPDAAELARAKVGRVLGSMVSLLTVMKGLPLAYAKDMQEDKVPVFEATEAMALTLAACDGMVRDLTANVEQMRKYAGSGFSTATDLADWLVRVLKVPFRTAHHVTGQLVAMAEKKGVDLSDLSLAEMQSVEPGITQDLYSVLTVEASIASRVSEGGTAGSNVHREAEAWLKRLGKGHQN
- a CDS encoding polysaccharide polymerase, whose translation is MTVTISQFGGQAEPQQSRREAVSSSSFSAGKWLVIASIMFNPFLCFLDTKGILHASNGIIVISELFIIFAATWIVRKNITSIAVILSILISGYVIAAHLINQAVTLKILHDLWIPYVFYLLGSMTSIKTARETLWISISLVLFFAFFELLAFDLYGHFFNIWQYYVDKGAVGSDVINYRQTTSFVSGARGTDARTYFPSLLGPVRISSVFLEPVSMGNFATIVFAWGLITWENRRNEHSILLMALGFLCIILTDSRFATGCCVLLVLVRLLPLARSSFFVFILPILIMVTLTVVGSGYEISGTKPGILSDDFKGRLLFSGRLLDDWSLVHWFGFADSPVYTADTGYAYLFNNLGLPLSIVLFAVIAFHRTGNSEAMIMKSMMAVYFGTSLCIGANAVTIKTGALCWFLYGAIDKIRLFFKK